A single Desulfovibrio gilichinskyi DNA region contains:
- a CDS encoding TetR/AcrR family transcriptional regulator, with the protein MKKRMDRDSRREQIAEAALKLAAKNISAITVENVAKACKIVPSALYRHYKNKDEIFDGLRDLVNNKLRENATIAAKEETSPLAILKNLALKHGDLIYKYPGIPRLLFSDQVANSDSLKRKGFLAIMDEYRKVLAMIAKKGQQTDEIRTDIKSEDVVFMFLGTVVPPSFLFHLSDGEFDPRPQIQRNLILFEDAVKNRNISEES; encoded by the coding sequence TTGAAAAAAAGAATGGACCGTGATTCACGTCGTGAACAAATCGCCGAAGCTGCTCTGAAACTTGCAGCTAAAAACATTTCCGCCATCACTGTAGAAAATGTTGCAAAGGCGTGTAAAATTGTTCCATCCGCTTTATATCGACACTATAAAAATAAAGATGAAATATTCGACGGGTTACGAGATCTTGTAAACAACAAACTAAGAGAAAATGCTACTATTGCAGCAAAAGAAGAAACTAGTCCTCTTGCTATTCTAAAGAACCTTGCGCTCAAACATGGAGATTTGATTTATAAATATCCCGGAATTCCAAGGCTTCTTTTCTCAGACCAGGTAGCAAACAGCGACTCTTTAAAGCGCAAAGGATTTCTCGCTATCATGGATGAATATCGTAAGGTTCTGGCAATGATTGCAAAAAAAGGTCAACAAACTGATGAAATAAGAACGGACATAAAATCTGAGGATGTGGTTTTTATGTTTTTAGGAACAGTGGTCCCTCCTTCGTTTCTGTTTCACCTTTCCGACGGAGAGTTCGACCCACGTCCTCAAATACAACGGAATCTTATTTTGTTTGAAGATGCAGTGAAAAATAGAAACATTTCGGAGGAATCCTGA
- a CDS encoding Na+/H+ antiporter NhaC family protein → MRYFRTVFLVFAFILIFCNPALAADSSLAPINAAKFGILTLIPPLVAIVLAFITKNVVLSLLLGVFSGAFMLELKGFHIYDAFIAGFLRLSNEILTSLASPWNAGIILQCLAIGGLIALVSKMGGAKAIADALAKKARSPKSSQLVTWFLGLLIFFDDYANSLTIGPIMRPVTDKMKVSREKLAFIIDATAAPIAGIALISTWVAYEVGLIRDGLQGIGYTMNAYGVFVETIPYRFYNILILVFILGTIWFMREFGPMYTAEQRARTTGKVLSDTAKPMISDEATELQPNPDITPSIWYAIIPIGTLIAAAFLGFYFNGYNAIMGGDNAQLIKLFNDSPMSFRAIREAFGASDASVVLFQAALIAGIVALAIAIGKRILKVDEAISTWIQGVKSLNITAVILLLAWSLSGIIKELGTAAYLVNILSDTIPIFLLPSIIFIMGSIISFATGTSYGTMGILMPLCIPLAFALNPDQGYVILNIGSVLTGAIFGDHCSPISDTTILSSMGAACDHIDHTKTQLFYALPVALISILFGYIPAGLGMPVAIILPVAILAVLATIRFLGKPVAN, encoded by the coding sequence ATGCGTTATTTTAGAACTGTTTTTTTAGTTTTTGCCTTTATTCTGATATTTTGTAATCCCGCACTTGCCGCGGACTCCAGTTTAGCTCCTATCAATGCCGCAAAATTCGGAATACTCACCCTAATCCCACCTTTGGTTGCTATTGTTCTTGCTTTCATTACTAAAAATGTCGTCCTTTCACTTCTTTTGGGTGTTTTTTCGGGAGCATTTATGCTCGAATTAAAAGGATTTCATATCTACGATGCTTTTATTGCCGGCTTCCTACGGCTATCCAATGAAATACTTACTTCACTTGCCAGCCCTTGGAATGCAGGTATCATTCTACAATGCCTTGCCATAGGCGGCCTTATTGCCCTTGTTTCCAAAATGGGCGGTGCGAAAGCAATTGCGGATGCTCTTGCTAAAAAAGCAAGAAGTCCTAAAAGTTCTCAGCTTGTAACATGGTTTCTCGGTCTGCTTATTTTCTTTGATGACTATGCAAACTCGCTGACGATCGGCCCGATAATGCGCCCGGTCACCGATAAAATGAAAGTATCCAGAGAAAAACTCGCTTTCATCATTGATGCAACAGCCGCTCCTATCGCCGGAATAGCTCTGATTTCAACATGGGTTGCATATGAAGTCGGACTGATTCGCGATGGTCTTCAGGGTATCGGTTACACTATGAATGCTTACGGTGTGTTTGTAGAAACTATCCCCTACAGATTCTACAATATTTTAATTCTGGTCTTCATTCTCGGAACGATCTGGTTCATGAGAGAATTCGGTCCCATGTACACAGCTGAGCAGCGTGCCCGTACAACAGGGAAAGTACTAAGTGACACAGCTAAACCTATGATCTCAGATGAAGCTACTGAATTGCAACCTAATCCAGACATTACTCCAAGTATTTGGTATGCAATTATCCCTATCGGAACTCTTATCGCTGCCGCTTTTTTAGGTTTCTATTTCAACGGCTACAATGCAATCATGGGCGGCGACAACGCTCAACTGATTAAATTATTCAACGATTCTCCAATGTCTTTCAGGGCCATCCGCGAGGCTTTCGGAGCATCGGATGCATCTGTTGTTTTATTTCAGGCAGCTCTGATCGCCGGAATTGTGGCTCTTGCAATTGCTATCGGTAAAAGAATTCTAAAAGTTGATGAAGCAATTTCCACATGGATTCAAGGTGTAAAGTCTCTAAATATAACAGCAGTTATTTTACTTCTGGCATGGTCCCTTTCCGGAATCATTAAAGAACTCGGAACAGCTGCATATTTGGTAAATATTTTATCTGATACTATCCCCATATTCCTGTTACCTTCAATCATTTTCATAATGGGTTCCATCATCTCATTTGCAACAGGAACTTCTTACGGAACAATGGGAATCCTGATGCCGCTGTGTATTCCACTTGCATTCGCACTTAACCCCGACCAAGGATACGTGATCTTAAACATAGGTTCTGTTCTCACCGGAGCTATCTTCGGAGACCATTGCTCTCCTATTTCAGATACAACTATCCTGTCATCAATGGGAGCTGCTTGCGACCATATAGATCACACCAAAACCCAGTTGTTTTATGCACTTCCGGTCGCACTTATATCTATCCTGTTCGGTTATATTCCAGCAGGACTCGGAATGCCGGTAGCCATAATACTTCCTGTAGCTATTTTGGCCGTGCTCGCAACAATACGCTTTTTAGGTAAGCCGGTAGCAAACTGA